The Glycine max cultivar Williams 82 chromosome 12, Glycine_max_v4.0, whole genome shotgun sequence genome window below encodes:
- the LOC100793931 gene encoding probable beta-1,3-galactosyltransferase 2 isoform X1, translating into MTWKSRGDLLPKSVMSQKWMIFLCVGSFCAGMFFTNRMWTIPEPKGLARTTAMEAEKLNVVSEGCNSRILQEKEVKRETKGIYSEVFKTQNAIQTLDKTISNLEMELAAAKAAQESIRSGAPVAEDIKMSESSGRRRYLMVVGINTAFSSRKRRDSVRETWMPQGEKRKKLEEEKGIIIRFVIGHSATSGGILDRAIEAEDRKHGDFLRLDHVEGYLELSAKTKTYFATAVNLWDADFYIKVDDDVHVNIATLGQTLLRHRSKPRVYIGCMKSGPVLSQNLPLSCRGVRYHEPEYWKFGEAGNKYFRHATGQLYAISKDLATYISNNKHVLHKYANEDVSLGSWFIGLDVDHIDDRRLCCGTPPDCEWKAQAGNVCVASFDWTCSGICRSAERIKEVHKRCGEGEKALWNASF; encoded by the exons atGACTTGGAAAAGCAGGGGAGACCTGCTTCCTAAAAGTGTTATGTCTCAGAAATGGATGATTTTTCTCTGTGTTGGAAGCTTCTGTGCTGGTATGTTTTTCACCAACAG GATGTGGACTATTCCTGAACCTAAAGGACTTGCACGGACAACAGCTATGGAAGCTGAAAAATTGAATGTAGTTTCAGAGGGTTGCAATTCAAGAATT TTGCAAGAGAAGGAAGTGAAGCGTGAAACCAAAGGCATCTATAGTGAGGTTTTCAAGACACAAAATGCCATACA AACCCTGGACAAAACTATTTCAAACTTGGAGATGGAATTAGCTGCTGCAAAAGCAGCTCAGGAGTCTATACGAAGTGGTGCTCCGGTAGCAGAAGATATCAAGATGAGTGAATCATCTGGTAGGAGAAGATACCTAATGGTCGTAGGAATTAACACTGCTTTCAGCAGCAGAAAAAGAAGAGACTCAGTTCGTGAGACATGGATGCCACAAG gtgagaaaagaaagaagctaGAGGAAGAAAAGGGAATTATCATCCGATTTGTAATTGGTCATAG TGCCACATCAGGGGGTATCTTAGACAGAGCTATTGAAGCAGAAGATAGGAAGCATGGAGATTTCCTGAGACTG GATCATGTTGAAGGATACCTTGAATTGTCAGCAAAGACAAAGACATACTTTGCCACTGCTGTTAACTTATGGGATGCTGACTTCTATATCAAAGTTGATGACGATGTTCATGTAAATATAG CGACACTGGGACAAACTCTACTGAGACATCGATCAAAACCGCGGGTGTACATAGGATGCATGAAATCTGGGCCTGTTCTTTCTCAAAA TTTGCCACTTTCTTGCAGAGGGGTAAGGTACCATGAACCAGAATACTGGAAATTTGGAGAGGCCGGAAACAAGTACTTCCGCCACGCCACAGGACAGTTGTATGCCATTTCAAAAGATCTGGCTACATATATTTCAAATAACAA GCACGTTCTCCACAAGTATGCCAATGAGGATGTCTCACTAGGTTCTTGGTTTATTGGACTAGATGTGGACCACATAGATGATCGAAGACTCTGCTGTGGTACACCACCAG ATTGTGAATGGAAAGCACAGGCAGGCAATGTTTGTGTTGCTTCATTTGATTGGACGTGCAGCGGAATTTGCAGGTCTGCTGAAAGGATCAAAGAGGTTCACAAGAGATGTGGTGAAGGTGAGAAAGCCTTGTGGAATGCCTCTTTCTAA
- the LOC100793931 gene encoding probable beta-1,3-galactosyltransferase 2 isoform X3, which produces MDDFSLCWKLLCWMWTIPEPKGLARTTAMEAEKLNVVSEGCNSRILQEKEVKRETKGIYSEVFKTQNAIQTLDKTISNLEMELAAAKAAQESIRSGAPVAEDIKMSESSGRRRYLMVVGINTAFSSRKRRDSVRETWMPQGEKRKKLEEEKGIIIRFVIGHSATSGGILDRAIEAEDRKHGDFLRLDHVEGYLELSAKTKTYFATAVNLWDADFYIKVDDDVHVNIATLGQTLLRHRSKPRVYIGCMKSGPVLSQNLPLSCRGVRYHEPEYWKFGEAGNKYFRHATGQLYAISKDLATYISNNKHVLHKYANEDVSLGSWFIGLDVDHIDDRRLCCGTPPDCEWKAQAGNVCVASFDWTCSGICRSAERIKEVHKRCGEGEKALWNASF; this is translated from the exons ATGGATGATTTTTCTCTGTGTTGGAAGCTTCTGTGCTG GATGTGGACTATTCCTGAACCTAAAGGACTTGCACGGACAACAGCTATGGAAGCTGAAAAATTGAATGTAGTTTCAGAGGGTTGCAATTCAAGAATT TTGCAAGAGAAGGAAGTGAAGCGTGAAACCAAAGGCATCTATAGTGAGGTTTTCAAGACACAAAATGCCATACA AACCCTGGACAAAACTATTTCAAACTTGGAGATGGAATTAGCTGCTGCAAAAGCAGCTCAGGAGTCTATACGAAGTGGTGCTCCGGTAGCAGAAGATATCAAGATGAGTGAATCATCTGGTAGGAGAAGATACCTAATGGTCGTAGGAATTAACACTGCTTTCAGCAGCAGAAAAAGAAGAGACTCAGTTCGTGAGACATGGATGCCACAAG gtgagaaaagaaagaagctaGAGGAAGAAAAGGGAATTATCATCCGATTTGTAATTGGTCATAG TGCCACATCAGGGGGTATCTTAGACAGAGCTATTGAAGCAGAAGATAGGAAGCATGGAGATTTCCTGAGACTG GATCATGTTGAAGGATACCTTGAATTGTCAGCAAAGACAAAGACATACTTTGCCACTGCTGTTAACTTATGGGATGCTGACTTCTATATCAAAGTTGATGACGATGTTCATGTAAATATAG CGACACTGGGACAAACTCTACTGAGACATCGATCAAAACCGCGGGTGTACATAGGATGCATGAAATCTGGGCCTGTTCTTTCTCAAAA TTTGCCACTTTCTTGCAGAGGGGTAAGGTACCATGAACCAGAATACTGGAAATTTGGAGAGGCCGGAAACAAGTACTTCCGCCACGCCACAGGACAGTTGTATGCCATTTCAAAAGATCTGGCTACATATATTTCAAATAACAA GCACGTTCTCCACAAGTATGCCAATGAGGATGTCTCACTAGGTTCTTGGTTTATTGGACTAGATGTGGACCACATAGATGATCGAAGACTCTGCTGTGGTACACCACCAG ATTGTGAATGGAAAGCACAGGCAGGCAATGTTTGTGTTGCTTCATTTGATTGGACGTGCAGCGGAATTTGCAGGTCTGCTGAAAGGATCAAAGAGGTTCACAAGAGATGTGGTGAAGGTGAGAAAGCCTTGTGGAATGCCTCTTTCTAA
- the LOC100793931 gene encoding probable beta-1,3-galactosyltransferase 2 isoform X2, whose translation MTWKSRGDLLPKSVMSQKWMIFLCVGSFCAGMFFTNRMWTIPEPKGLARTTAMEAEKLNVVSEGCNSRILQEKEVKRETKGIYSEVFKTQNAIQTLDKTISNLEMELAAAKAAQESIRSGAPVAEDIKMSESSGRRRYLMVVGINTAFSSRKRRDSVRETWMPQGEKRKKLEEEKGIIIRFVIGHSATSGGILDRAIEAEDRKHGDFLRLDHVEGYLELSAKTKTYFATAVNLWDADFYIKVDDDVHVNIATLGQTLLRHRSKPRVYIGCMKSGPVLSQKGVRYHEPEYWKFGEAGNKYFRHATGQLYAISKDLATYISNNKHVLHKYANEDVSLGSWFIGLDVDHIDDRRLCCGTPPDCEWKAQAGNVCVASFDWTCSGICRSAERIKEVHKRCGEGEKALWNASF comes from the exons atGACTTGGAAAAGCAGGGGAGACCTGCTTCCTAAAAGTGTTATGTCTCAGAAATGGATGATTTTTCTCTGTGTTGGAAGCTTCTGTGCTGGTATGTTTTTCACCAACAG GATGTGGACTATTCCTGAACCTAAAGGACTTGCACGGACAACAGCTATGGAAGCTGAAAAATTGAATGTAGTTTCAGAGGGTTGCAATTCAAGAATT TTGCAAGAGAAGGAAGTGAAGCGTGAAACCAAAGGCATCTATAGTGAGGTTTTCAAGACACAAAATGCCATACA AACCCTGGACAAAACTATTTCAAACTTGGAGATGGAATTAGCTGCTGCAAAAGCAGCTCAGGAGTCTATACGAAGTGGTGCTCCGGTAGCAGAAGATATCAAGATGAGTGAATCATCTGGTAGGAGAAGATACCTAATGGTCGTAGGAATTAACACTGCTTTCAGCAGCAGAAAAAGAAGAGACTCAGTTCGTGAGACATGGATGCCACAAG gtgagaaaagaaagaagctaGAGGAAGAAAAGGGAATTATCATCCGATTTGTAATTGGTCATAG TGCCACATCAGGGGGTATCTTAGACAGAGCTATTGAAGCAGAAGATAGGAAGCATGGAGATTTCCTGAGACTG GATCATGTTGAAGGATACCTTGAATTGTCAGCAAAGACAAAGACATACTTTGCCACTGCTGTTAACTTATGGGATGCTGACTTCTATATCAAAGTTGATGACGATGTTCATGTAAATATAG CGACACTGGGACAAACTCTACTGAGACATCGATCAAAACCGCGGGTGTACATAGGATGCATGAAATCTGGGCCTGTTCTTTCTCAAAA AGGGGTAAGGTACCATGAACCAGAATACTGGAAATTTGGAGAGGCCGGAAACAAGTACTTCCGCCACGCCACAGGACAGTTGTATGCCATTTCAAAAGATCTGGCTACATATATTTCAAATAACAA GCACGTTCTCCACAAGTATGCCAATGAGGATGTCTCACTAGGTTCTTGGTTTATTGGACTAGATGTGGACCACATAGATGATCGAAGACTCTGCTGTGGTACACCACCAG ATTGTGAATGGAAAGCACAGGCAGGCAATGTTTGTGTTGCTTCATTTGATTGGACGTGCAGCGGAATTTGCAGGTCTGCTGAAAGGATCAAAGAGGTTCACAAGAGATGTGGTGAAGGTGAGAAAGCCTTGTGGAATGCCTCTTTCTAA
- the LOC100793931 gene encoding probable beta-1,3-galactosyltransferase 2 isoform X4 yields MDDFSLCWKLLCWMWTIPEPKGLARTTAMEAEKLNVVSEGCNSRILQEKEVKRETKGIYSEVFKTQNAIQTLDKTISNLEMELAAAKAAQESIRSGAPVAEDIKMSESSGRRRYLMVVGINTAFSSRKRRDSVRETWMPQGEKRKKLEEEKGIIIRFVIGHSATSGGILDRAIEAEDRKHGDFLRLDHVEGYLELSAKTKTYFATAVNLWDADFYIKVDDDVHVNIATLGQTLLRHRSKPRVYIGCMKSGPVLSQKGVRYHEPEYWKFGEAGNKYFRHATGQLYAISKDLATYISNNKHVLHKYANEDVSLGSWFIGLDVDHIDDRRLCCGTPPDCEWKAQAGNVCVASFDWTCSGICRSAERIKEVHKRCGEGEKALWNASF; encoded by the exons ATGGATGATTTTTCTCTGTGTTGGAAGCTTCTGTGCTG GATGTGGACTATTCCTGAACCTAAAGGACTTGCACGGACAACAGCTATGGAAGCTGAAAAATTGAATGTAGTTTCAGAGGGTTGCAATTCAAGAATT TTGCAAGAGAAGGAAGTGAAGCGTGAAACCAAAGGCATCTATAGTGAGGTTTTCAAGACACAAAATGCCATACA AACCCTGGACAAAACTATTTCAAACTTGGAGATGGAATTAGCTGCTGCAAAAGCAGCTCAGGAGTCTATACGAAGTGGTGCTCCGGTAGCAGAAGATATCAAGATGAGTGAATCATCTGGTAGGAGAAGATACCTAATGGTCGTAGGAATTAACACTGCTTTCAGCAGCAGAAAAAGAAGAGACTCAGTTCGTGAGACATGGATGCCACAAG gtgagaaaagaaagaagctaGAGGAAGAAAAGGGAATTATCATCCGATTTGTAATTGGTCATAG TGCCACATCAGGGGGTATCTTAGACAGAGCTATTGAAGCAGAAGATAGGAAGCATGGAGATTTCCTGAGACTG GATCATGTTGAAGGATACCTTGAATTGTCAGCAAAGACAAAGACATACTTTGCCACTGCTGTTAACTTATGGGATGCTGACTTCTATATCAAAGTTGATGACGATGTTCATGTAAATATAG CGACACTGGGACAAACTCTACTGAGACATCGATCAAAACCGCGGGTGTACATAGGATGCATGAAATCTGGGCCTGTTCTTTCTCAAAA AGGGGTAAGGTACCATGAACCAGAATACTGGAAATTTGGAGAGGCCGGAAACAAGTACTTCCGCCACGCCACAGGACAGTTGTATGCCATTTCAAAAGATCTGGCTACATATATTTCAAATAACAA GCACGTTCTCCACAAGTATGCCAATGAGGATGTCTCACTAGGTTCTTGGTTTATTGGACTAGATGTGGACCACATAGATGATCGAAGACTCTGCTGTGGTACACCACCAG ATTGTGAATGGAAAGCACAGGCAGGCAATGTTTGTGTTGCTTCATTTGATTGGACGTGCAGCGGAATTTGCAGGTCTGCTGAAAGGATCAAAGAGGTTCACAAGAGATGTGGTGAAGGTGAGAAAGCCTTGTGGAATGCCTCTTTCTAA